The Arvicola amphibius chromosome 4, mArvAmp1.2, whole genome shotgun sequence genome includes the window AGAGATTTCATATgtatgccatcacacctggctgtaAACGTGATAATAAAATCCTTCACAACTCTAACTTGCTAAactcctttaaatttttatcaagtaattaaaaaaaaagaccattatTGGACGGTTTTACAGCTTACTCTGGCTTGTTCTCGAAGTTCATCCACAATTAAGCGATCAACTCTAGATGGGTTGGAAGTCAGTCTTGGAATTGGAGTATTATTAGTACTGGATACTTTTTTTCCTGGATAATTCTTGGCAAGGGCTAATTCAgtctgtaaaataatttttagataatagattttaaaaagtggataatATCTTTCACCGCTCTAAGAAACAGAAatcttttccctttaaataaaattgttttggtaTCAAAACACAACTAATATAAACAACATTCATATGCTAacttagaaaatggaaaactgagctgggcagtggtggcacacacctttaatcccagcacctgacaggaagaagcagggaggatctctgtgtttgaggccagactggtctacagagcaagttccaggacaaccagggctacacagagaaaccctgtctcaaaaaaataaaacaacaaaaaaagataaacccaaatgtaaacaataataccataatatttttctcatatacaCTTTAATATTCTCCAACAATTTaatactttgaaaaagaaaatctacttcatagaaaattttaaaagagttcAGATAACGATTGTTTCAAAACCCTGATCTTTCAATCTTTAAATGACCTAGCTAAGTCCTTACATCGatgatataatttaaatacatCACAGAATTCAGCTTAGAAATGAATACTCTTAGACCACACTGGGGtaaacaaagacaagcagatGGAACGTACTGTTACTTCTACATGAATAGTTCTGTGTtacctttttcctctctttttccaaTGCTCTCCACTGTTCATAGCACTCTTCTAGACGAATATGAAGTTCACTAGCTGGTCCACTGCGGGTTTTAATTGGTCTTTGAAATCCAAACGTTGgcacaaaaccagaaaaggaaTTATCACCATACATCATATCATTAAAATAAGGATATAAATGGCTTAAGTCAtcataagaaaacaaatcatAGGAATCCAACAGTGGAACAACTGAGTGGCCAAATGGGTGGGTAGATCTTAGGGGAAACCCATTTGAACCAAGTTGTTGAAACCCCTGATTATGTTGTAAATCTCCCATCATATAATTATTAGAAAAGCATGAGGCCTGTGTGCGATTCACACGGCTATTTATATTGCTGTCTCCACTTCCTTGTCTGTGGCTATTAAAATGACCCTGTGACTCTAACAGATCTTGATATGCATTTTGTGGTAACCCATCAAAATGCTTTGGGATGTCTTCAGGATCATAATGTCCACTTTGGGGCTTGGCTTGAAAATTatgcttgtttacattttctATTATCCCGTACTGTGACGCTGAATAGCTATCACAAAATCCATTcggctgctttatttttttctctgtaaccGATTCAAAGAGATTGTCTTCTCCAGTTTTTGTTAGTCCTTCCATGTGATTCACAGATTGAATTCTTTCTGCACCATTGTAACTAAAATCAAAACTAGAAAATGCTGAAGGGTTTTCTTGGCAATACTTCTGAAATAAATTGTTATTTGAGGTTAAATTTGTAGATGATAGTTGGGGGAAATCTGAAGAATGGCTAGAACCTTTTGAAGCTGCACTTAAATGACTATTTAATTTCATCAAGTTACCTTGATTTCGATAAGGAATAGGaaggttattttttgtttgaacaTTCATCCAAGTTGGTCTGTTTAAGCTGATACCTCCTGAAGATGTTGCTGAATTTGAGAATAAATTCActgatttaaaatattcagaGTTTAGAGGATCAGGCTTAGCAAACTGTTGTTTTTCAGTGACATTACCAAAATCATTATTAGCTGGACAAGCTGTGTGAGGCTTTAGTCCATATTCTGATTTTAGCCAAAATCAGCAGTGAATGCTGCTTCCTTTGCAAACTGTTTTCTGTCAGATGTGGTGTTGTTTTcggaaatgaaaaattctgttGGTCAGGTATTGtctcctccattttttttctgatttgctgGTTTAACTtgaaataactttgtataggCATCTGCTTCCACAGTTGGTGTTTCAGGTGTACCATTGGCTAATTTTTTACCATCTTGAACACTAAAATTTGAACATTTGTTAAGCTTTGCCTTATTAGGATGAGCATATTCTGGGTATCTACAATAATCAGCATTTTCATTATATCTATTGAATTGGGAAAGAAATATCTCTGCCCTTTTATATTGTAATGGTGTTTCAAGACCTTTAGTacatattttctctcttccataAGAGTAAGTATCAATTCCTGATTCTTTCATGATATCAGACAGACCTGTTTGTGGTGTAAAACAGTTTTTGATAAATGGATATTCTTGGAAAGTTGCCTTAACTGTATCATTTGTCTGAATATTGTAACAATTAGAATGATCACTTCTTGAGAGGTACAACCATTGTTCTTCAAGGTCTAAACCGGTATATCCATGATAAAGTTCATCTATTTTTTGTTGTGGTGTGAGATTATTATTATGCAAGTATTGCTTTTCCACTGCTGACACAGATTCACCACTATAAAAAGCTTGCTGAGAGATAGTTGTATCTATTGGCCTTTTGGTTTCTGTTAAGAGGTCATGGTGATCTACAAATCTGCTTGTGTTCATTGGCCATACTGACTTTAAATTGGAGGAGCAGGTCCTAGAACAAGTAAACACATTTAATTACAATTTAAGTCTTAGAGATTTTATTTCCTCTGGAAACATTAGGGaagattcaaaaaacaaaacaaaacaaaaaccatttctCTTACCCGACACCACCCATCTTTcccaaccttttcttttttttttcttttttaaagacttattatgtatatagggttctgtctgcatggatgcctgcaggtcagaagagggcaccagatctcatacacaaccgtgagccaccatgtggttgctgggaattgaactcaagacctctggatgagcagccagtgctcttaaccactgagtcatctctccagcgccccccCCCAACCTTTTCTTATAAACCATCACTGCTTCCAAACAAGTCAATCATATGGAATGTGCTATCTGCTCTAAGAGTTgtgtgccaggggctggagagatggcttagaagttaagagcactggcagctcttcccagtaaccacatagtggctcacaaccatctataatgagatctcgtgccatcttctggcctgcaggaataaacacagacagacactgtatgcataataaataaatctttttttaaaaaggagttgtGTGTCAAATAAATGTGAAGTAGTAACAGAACATAGTGGCATAGTACAAGTCATTACTTATGTCTGTGATGTTGGTGTA containing:
- the Meioc gene encoding LOW QUALITY PROTEIN: meiosis-specific coiled-coil domain-containing protein MEIOC (The sequence of the model RefSeq protein was modified relative to this genomic sequence to represent the inferred CDS: inserted 2 bases in 2 codons; deleted 5 bases in 5 codons), with translation MEVSSGDTCRPRHPQGLREGPEPKVAFRGGANRCWNLSVDTSSRLSDVFNSMMLTGSTSFYDCYKPQNEDNVDLRQSCTPLCSSTEHASSIDSSLFYAPWSTYGDDIKQPSSSQISVKNRIQTERNDYGSETDLYGLVSNILEEQDKSQPYFAEGTCSSNLKSVWPMNTSRFVDHHDLLTETKRPIDTTISQQAFYSGESVSAVEKQYLHNNNLTPQQKIDELYHGYTGLDLEEQWLYLSRSDHSNCYNIQTNDTVKATFQEYPFIKNCFTPQTGLSDIMKESGIDTYSYGREKICTKGLETPLQYKRAEIFLSQFNRYNENADYCRYPEYAHPNKAKLNKCSNFSVQDGKKLANGTPETPTVEADAYTKLFQVKPANQKKMEETIPDQQNFSFPKTTPHLTXKQFAKEAAFTADFGXKSEYGLKPHTACPANNDFGNVTEKQQFAKPDPLNSEYFKSVNLFSNSATSSGGISLNRPTWMNVQTKNNLPIPYRNQGNLMKLNSHLSAASKGSSHSSDFPQLSSTNLTSNNNLFQKYCQENPSAFSSFDFSYNGAERIQSVNHMEGLTKTGEDNLFESVTEKKIKQPNGFCDSYSASQYGIIENVNKHNFQAKPQSGHYDPEDIPKHFDGLPQNAYQDLLESQGHFNSHRQGSGDSNINSRVNRTQASCFSNNYMMGDLQHNQGFQQLGSNGFPLRSTHPFGHSVVPLLDSYDLFSYDDLSHLYPYFNDMMYGDNSFSGFVPTFGFQRPIKTRSGPASELHIRLEECYEQWRALEKERKKTELALAKNYPGKKVSSTNNTPIPRLTSNPSRVDRLIVDELREQARVVTLLGKMERLRSSPLHANISTALDRHLESIHIVQSRRKDEIVNASNRQRQGVPRCQDDRGIFALATAIKEMCVATRKARTTLWCALQMTLPKTASTSGQADMEKAFQDLVNCEDKVHESINSSNPMNQRGETNKH